A DNA window from Tachysurus vachellii isolate PV-2020 chromosome 20, HZAU_Pvac_v1, whole genome shotgun sequence contains the following coding sequences:
- the adra1ab gene encoding alpha-1A adrenergic receptor, whose product MVPAEENLTAVLNLDSCLNCTQPSVYDVNLPKVVTMVVVFMFFLLFGVMGNVLVIMSVVCHQHLRSVTHCFIANLAVADLLLSSVVVPLSASSEALGRWVLGRALCGVWASLDVLCSTASIFNLCVISVDRWLAVTYPLRYLSLATSKRAVGAMVAVWVASAGISVGPLFGWREPMPDDESVCSVNEDPGYAIFSASCSFYIPLAVILIMYCKVYMVARRKARRLTEGHWHSDIKGGVEFRIHRGNAQRCHAERGKEDEESRKGRSYGALVKLLSFSKEMKAAKTLGIVVGCFILCWLPFFLVLPLSSIFPSHRPSDTVFKITFWLGYFNSCLNPIIYPCFSQEFKKAFQNVLKGLCFHRTTHTTTTTTTNITPLTQISPHPALPSRSVTLSTSRFTHTGADRVSKSLLKACCSTGGKTSSAETRHVLVDMKGVTGGQAV is encoded by the exons ATGGTGCCTGCTGAAGAAAACCTCACAGCTGTATTGAACCTAGACAGCTGTCTGAACTGCACCCAGCCATCAGTGTATGATGTAAATCTCCCAAAGGTGGTGACCATGGTGGTGGTCTTtatgtttttccttctgtttggAGTAATGGGTAATGTGCTGGTCATCATGTCTGTGGTGTGCCACCAACATCTCCGATCAGTCACACATTGCTTCATTGCCAACTTAGCTGTTGCTGATCTGCTTCTCAGCAGCGTGGTTGTGCCTTTGTCGGCCTCGTCCGAGGCGCTGGGACGCTGGGTTTTGGGCCGGgctttgtgtggtgtgtgggcaTCGCTCGATGTCCTGTGCTCCACCGCATCCATCTTCAACCTCTGCGTTATCTCTGTGGACCGCTGGCTGGCTGTCACCTACCCGCTGCGATACCTGTCTCTCGCCACATCTAAGCGTGCTGTCGGTGCCATGGTGGCTGTCTGGGTGGCGTCTGCTGGCATTTCCGTTGGGCCACTATTTGGCTGGAGAGAGCCGATGCCTGATGACGAATCGGTATGCAGCGTCAACGAAGATCCGGGTTACGCCATTTTCTCTGCCTCCTGCTCCTTCTACATTCCCCTCGCTGTGATATTAATCATGTACTGTAAAGTCTACATGGTGGCACGCAGGAAAGCAAGAAGATTGACTGAAGGACACTGGCACAGTGACATAAAGGGTGGGGTCGAGTTCAGGATCCACCGTGGTAATGCTCAGAGATGCCATGctgagagaggaaaggaagacGAAGAAAGCAGGAAAGGTCGCTCTTATGGTGCCCTTGTGAAGCTGCTCTCTTTCTCAAAGGAGATGAAAGCAGCGAAGACCCTGGGCATAGTGGTGGGCTGTTTCATCCTCTGCTGGCTGCCCTTCTTTCTTGTGTTGCCCCTAA GCTCCATCTTCCCGTctcacagaccatcagacaCTGTGTTTAAGATCACCTTCTGGCTCGGATACTTCAACAGCTGCCTAAACCCCATCATCTACCCCTGCTTTAGCCAGGAGTTCAAAAAAGCCTTTCAGAATGTTCTTAAAGGCCTCTGCTTTCACAGAACCacccacaccaccaccaccaccaccactaatATCACCCCTCTTACCCAAATCTCCCCCCATCCTGCCCTGCCCTCTCGTTCTGTCACTCTTTCTACCTCTCGGTTTACTCACACGGGGGCAGATCGGGTGAGTAAAAGCCTCCTGAAGGCCTGCTGTAGCACTGGAGGCAAAACCAGCAGTGCAGAGACTCGGCATGTCCTCGTGGACATGAAAGGCGTGACGGGAGGACAGGCTGTGTGA